Part of the Antennarius striatus isolate MH-2024 chromosome 6, ASM4005453v1, whole genome shotgun sequence genome, GTCTTGCTGGCAACCATTGGTTGGTTCGTTGGttatcacttttcaaaatatgcaAAGTACAAGTACGCCAAATTTGATCAGGAAATGAATGAGTACGTCAGACTCCATCCCAACGAATTTCAGGAAAAGGGTAAGTGAATTGAAAGACAGACTCCAACAACATTGCTATTCCAAAAGATATTAGttataaatttaaaacaagtttACACTGCCATTTTAATCCAGATTGGAAATCCAAAATTAATCAAATCTGGAAGCAGGGGATAATGAGTTAGCTTTGTGGAATATTAATGGAATTACATTGGATAACAGTGATGTTTTATTCAAGTCAGAGGTACAATTGATAATAGAAACAACTGCACTGACctaatatttttaatacaagCATGTATTACTCCACACACGTTTCATTATGCGTGTAACCCTTCTCAATGTGTTTTAAGACAGACCAGAATTTTAGAACCACAATATGTCTccacaaacaaatttttaacaTGGTGGCCCTTGTATGTGTTTGTCACAAAGTGTTTCTGATGTCTTATCTcaccagaaaaaaagacatttgcaGAAATCATCGAGCCATTCCATCCTGTACGCTAAATTTCTGTGGCTGGtggtggaagaggaagaaaccTGGAAAACATTTGCAGAATGTCCAACTGATCTGTGTTTTCTGTATctgaaatattttgtcatttattgtgtGAAATATAgtcatgtaaataaaaaaaatatcaaaagccAACATTTTCTGGAATATTTCTGACAAATTATACTATTAATCTAAGATCTGGGCAGCCTAGATGACTACTTTGTTTTAAGACTATCACATCAGTTCACATTTTTGCAATAAATACATGTAGACATTGAAAAATGGAAGGAGGTCAAATGACAAACACCTTTCTTTTGACTAGAAATATTACCCTTATGTGTCCTATGGTACAGTTTTGCTTCTTTCTTGTAAAACTGTACTTTCGTAATTTTGGTGGGATGAAATTttacaaggatttttttttaaatcaaaattttaaaaatttggacCTTAAAGCTATAATACAATGATAAGGCCATAATACCCTGCACAAGAATAAATTCCACCTTTTACCATTGACATTTTATGTGCCAgtgactaatttttttttatcagactCCAATTGTGGCACAAGGTTTTACATACAACTGTCTTCAATTAAATTTTTggctgaacttttttttttttcttcaatcatGACATTTTCCACTAtgtggttaagggttacataaTATGCTGTCTCATTGAAGCCTAGAGTACATAGagaatatttcatgtttattaaaatacatttgttaatACTGTAATCCAGAAGTGGCGTGGAAGGGTTAAAAGTACTGTAAGTAAATTTAATGTTTTGGATTTAATGgaatgaaattgaaaaatgttatcatagttttatttttatttctttattagtGTTTTTTATTACACTTTTAAGGAACTGAATGTGGTTTTGCATGAAGAGTAAACATGATGGT contains:
- the ndufc2 gene encoding NADH dehydrogenase [ubiquinone] 1 subunit C2: MGIIPDEGKGIPPPNLVNKDSTWFSFLGWCTALIHNGLNHRPVLKAGVHRQVLLATIGWFVGYHFSKYAKYKYAKFDQEMNEYVRLHPNEFQEKEKKTFAEIIEPFHPVR